Proteins encoded within one genomic window of Glycine soja cultivar W05 chromosome 1, ASM419377v2, whole genome shotgun sequence:
- the LOC114419293 gene encoding phosphoserine aminotransferase 1, chloroplastic-like, with translation MSMATTSPHTGLFQNRTKPSFPFSSSSFKFKPTSIKCATQLHTQAPPLTHSQDRVFNFAAGPATLPENVLLRAQSELYNWHGSGMSVMEMSHRGKEFLSIIQKAESDLRALLQIPPEYSVLFLQGGATSQFAAVPLNLCSSPDSAVDYVVTGSWSDKAAKEAQKYCKPTVIWSGKPEKYTKIPSFHDLEQNNNSGYLHICANETIHGVEFKDYPVPKSGVLVADMSSNFCSKPVDVSRFGVIYAGAQKNVGPSGVTIVIIRKDLIGNAQGVTPVMFDYKIHDENDSLYNTPPCYGIYMCGLVFEDLLEQGGLGEVERRNKKKAEILYSAIDGSKGFYKCPVEKSVRSLMNVPFTLEKSELEGEFIKEAAKEKMVQLKGHRSVGGMRASIYNAMPLAGVEKLVAFMKDFQARHA, from the coding sequence ATGTCAATGGCAACAACATCCCCTCACACCGGCCTCTTCCAAAACCGCACCaaaccttcttttcctttctcttcttcctccttcaaGTTCAAACCCACATCCATCAAATGCGCCACCCAACTCCACACCCAAGCTCCGCCCCTCACCCACTCCCAAGATCGCGTCTTCAACTTCGCCGCCGGCCCCGCCACCCTCCCGGAAAACGTCCTCCTCCGCGCCCAATCCGAGCTCTACAACTGGCACGGATCTGGCATGAGCGTCATGGAGATGAGCCACCGCGGCAAAGAGTTTCTCTCCATAATCCAAAAGGCCGAATCGGATCTCCGCGCCCTCCTCCAGATCCCTCCGGAATACTCCGTCCTCTTCCTCCAGGGCGGCGCCACCTCCCAGTTTGCCGCCGTCCCCCTCAACCTCTGCTCCTCCCCCGACTCCGCCGTCGACTACGTCGTCACCGGCTCCTGGAGCGACAAGGCCGCCAAGGAGGCGCAGAAGTACTGCAAGCCCACCGTGATCTGGTCTGGGAAACCCGAAAAGTACACAAAGATCCCATCTTTTCACGATTTGGAGCAGAACAACAATTCTGGGTATCTTCATATCTGTGCCAATGAGACCATCCATGGGGTGGAGTTCAAGGACTACCCTGTTCCCAAGAGTGGTGTTTTGGTTGCTGATATGTCCTCAAATTTCTGCTCCAAGCCTGTGGATGTGTCAAGGTTTGGGGTTATCTATGCTGGGGCCCAGAAGAATGTGGGGCCCTCTGGTGTCACCATTGTGATCATCAGAAAGGACCTCATTGGGAATGCACAGGGTGTCACACCTGTGATGTTTGATTACAAGATCCATGATGAGAACGATTCACTCTACAACACCCCTCCTTGCTATGGGATTTACATGTGTGGGTTGGTGTTTGAGGACTTGTTGGAGCAAGGTGGGTTGGGGGAGGTTGAGAGGAGGAACAAGAAGAAAGCTGAGATTCTCTACAGTGCAATTGATGGGAGCAAAGGGTTTTATAAGTGCCCTGTTGAGAAGTCTGTGAGGTCTTTGATGAATGTGCCTTTCACTTTGGAGAAATCAGAGCTGGAGGGTGAGTTTATCAAGGAGGCTGCTAAGGAGAAGATGGTGCAGCTCAAGGGACATAGGTCAGTGGGAGGTATGAGGGCTTCTATTTACAATGCCATGCCTTTGGCTGGGGTTGAGAAGTTGGTGGCTTTCATGAAGGATTTTCAGGCCAGGCATGCTTAA
- the LOC114419300 gene encoding protein GRIP-like, translating to MMDTHAEDSARSEENFPDVTHHNEDGSNGNLILENGLSDGNQGPADTHDQLLQMVMDLRFQNDFLKSQFEGFKNVDSVHSDSNIQKGVGGLEDGESDIVKELKDKIQLLNKEFLEEKQTRIASEEALKHLQTAYSEAEAKAQELSEKLAEAQTKLDQEVKEREEKYLELDSKFNRLHKRAKQRIQEVQKEKDDLEARFSEVNEIAERASSQQSALQQELERTRKQANEALKAMDVDRQQLRSANNNLRDTIEDLRRSLQPKESAIEALQQSVVEKEQMLEDMRGLLQAAEEKRQAALAELSAKHQKNIQSLEAQLNDALSDRSKATESISSLQVLVAEKESRIAEMEAASTGEAARLRAAVESVKGELSHLKEEHEKERESWETASQALKAKLEIAESNCIRAEVEVAKIRSQLESEVSTQTRILNMRDAELLAAKEEISSLEKEFSSYKVRAHALLQKKDAELAAAKDSEQLKALEETLREVENEVLSITEERDRVLQDLQSAMANHEKEIAERDTALENVKQQIRSFEIKLDSANVKHLKEKEEWGLSLQNVEETWRIRCEAMKAENEATATKDMQKELEEFKQRCKKLKEEHASFHDLADRMIEEKDYEISRLIDENKNLRQSLQSRPPVDQNDNYTTAMHKLDSTNLSPSAAEQQILILARQQAQREEELALSQRHILALQEEIEELERENRLHSQQEAMLKDELRSMERSKKREGVDMTYLKNVILKLLETGEVEVLLPVIGMLLQFSPEEIQKCQQAYHNSTDVPPPNPASDTSGSGLSLFSRFTFS from the exons ATGATGGATACTCACGCAGAAGATTCTGCTAGATCTGAGGAGAATTTTCCTGATGTGACTCATCATAATGAAGATGGAAGCAACGGAAATCTTATATTGGAAAATGGTTTGTCTGATGGCAATCAAGGTCCTGCTGATACTCATGATCAGCTTCTACAAATGGTTATGGACCTCAGGTTTCAGAATGACTTCTTGAAGTCCCAGTTTGAGGGATTTAAAAATGTAGACAGTGTACATAGTGACTCTAATATACAGAAAGGAGTTGGTGGCTTGGAAGATGGGGAATCTGACATTGTGAAAGAACTAAAGGATAAGATAcaattgttaaataaagaatttctggaagaaaaacaaacaagaattgCATCAGAAGAGGCTTTGAAGCATCTTCAAACGGCTTACTCAGAGGCAGAAGCAAAGGCCCAAGAGCTCTCTGAAAAGCTTGCAGAAG CTCAAACGAAGTTAGACCAAGAAGTAAAAGAGCGTGAAGAGAAGTACCTTGAACTTGATTCCAAGTTTAATAGGCTTCACAAACGAGCAAAACAGCGCATTCAAGAAGTTCAAAAG GAAAAAGATGATCTTGAGGCCCGCTTCTCTGAGGTGAATGAAATTGCAGAGCGAGCATCATCCCAACAGTCAGCATTGCAACAAGAATTAGAGCGCACTAGGAAGCAAGCAAATGAGGCATTGAAAGCCATGGATGTTGACAGACAACAACTAAGAAGTGCAAACAACAA TCTTCGAGATACCATTGAAGATTTAAGGCGTTCATTGCAACCTAAAGAGAGTGCTATTGAGGCATTGCAACAATCAGTTGTAGAAAAGGAACAG ATGTTGGAAGATATGAGAGGGTTGCTTCAGGCTGCTGAAGAAAAAAGGCAAGCGGCACTAGCTGAGCTCTCAGCTAAACATCAAAAG AATATACAGAGTTTGGAGGCTCAACTTAATGATGCATTGTCTGACAGAAGTAAGGCAACTGAATCCATTTCTTCACTGCAG GTTCTAGTTGCAGAAAAAGAATCCAGAATTGCAGAGATGGAAGCGGCATCAACAGGAGAAGCTGCACGACTCAGAGCAGCTGTGGAAAGTGTGAAAGGGGAGCTTTCTCACCTAAAAGAGGAGCAT gaaaaagaaagggaaagCTGGGAGACTGCTTCTCAGGCACTTAAAGCAAAACTTGAAATTGCAGAGAGCAACTGCATACGTGCAGAAGTTGAAGTAgcaaaaataagaa GTCAGCTGGAATCAGAGGTATCCACCCAAACAAGAATCCTCAATATGAGAGATGCCGAATTGTTGGCTGCCAAAGAAGAG ATCAGCTCTCTTGAGAAGGAATTTTCTTCATACAAAGTTCGTGCACATGCACTTCTTCAAAAGAAGGATGCTGAGCTGGCTGCTGCTAAAGATTCTGAACAACTCAAAGCTCTAGAGGAAACTCTGAGA GAGGTGGAAAATGAAGTATTATCAATAACAGAAGAAAGGGATAGAGTTCTTCAAGATCTTCAATCTGCTATGGCTAATCATGAGAAAGAGATTGCAGAAAG aGACACAGCCCTTGAAAATGTCAAGCAACAGATAAGGAGCTTTGAAATAAAGCTTGACTCAGCTAATGTTAAACACctaaaagagaaagaggaatGGGGACTAAGTCTTCAAAATGTAGAAGAAACATGGAGAA TCAGATGCGAGGCAATGAAGGCTGAAAATGAAGCTACTGCTACAAAAGATATGCAAAAGGAATTGGAAGAGTTCAAACAGCGATGTAAAAAACTGAAG GAAGAACATGCTTCATTTCATGATCTTGCTGATAGAATGATTGAGGAGAAAGACTATGAAATATCCAGACTTATAGATGAAAATAAGAATCTTCGTCAGTCTCTTCAATCAAGACCACCA GTCGATCAGAATGATAATTATACAACAG CCATGCATAAATTGGATTCAACAAATTTAAGCCCCTCAGCAGCAGAACAGCAAATTCTG ATTTTGGCTAGACAACAAGCCCAAAGAGAGGAAGAGCTAGCACTGTCACAGCGCCATATTTTAGCTCTTCAA GAAGAAATTGAGGAGCTTGAACGTGAGAATCGTCTCCACAGCCAACAG GAGGCAATGTTAAAGGATGAGCTTCGCAGTATGGAAAGATCAAAGAAAAGGGAAGGTGTTGATATGACATATTTGAAAAATGTTATCTTAAAGCTGCTTGAGACTG GTGAAGTTGAGGTATTGCTACCAGTTATTGGAATGCTGCTTCAGTTTAGTCCAGAAGAG ATACAGAAGTGTCAACAGGCATATCACAACTCCACAGATGTTCCACCACCAAATCCTGCAAGCGATACTTCAGGATCTGGCCTATCGCTTTTCTCAAGATTCACATTTTCTTAA
- the LOC114419310 gene encoding serine acetyltransferase 2-like, with protein MACLSRHHHHHRSWLTSPDDMLQRCPLSAHHHRLRDDDAEPIYLPSLSSAYRIFPVYAMGAPDPIWKAVRDEAKLEAEKEPILSSFLYASILAHDCLEQALAFVVANRLQNPTLLATQLMDIFCLVILHDKAIQRSIRLDVQALKDRDPACLSYCSALLYTKGYHALQVHRVAHALWHQGRKVLALALQSRVSEVFGVDIHPAAKIGEGILLDHGTGVVIGETAIVGNRVSLMHGVTLGGTGKEIGDRHPKVGEGALIEASATILGNIKIGEGAMIAAGSLVLKDVPPHCIAAGIPAKVISALQEHDPSLTMKHDASKDLFTHVATNFIDEKPNGAQNPDRNEVNN; from the exons ATGGCTTGTCTGAgccgccaccaccaccaccaccgctCCTGGCTCACTTCCCCCGACGACATGCTCCAACGCTGCCCCCTCTCCGCCCACCACCACCGTCTCCGCGATGATGACGCCGAGCCTATCTACCTTCCCTCTCTCTCCTCCGCCTACCGCATCTTCCCCGTCTACGCCATGGGCGCCCCCGACCCGATTTGGAAGGCCGTCAGGGACGAAGCCAAGCTCGAG GCGGAGAAGGAGCCGATTCTGAGTAGCTTCTTGTACGCTAGTATTTTGGCGCATGATTGCTTGGAGCAAGCATTGGCGTTTGTGGTGGCCAACCGTCTCCAAAACCCTACTCTCTTGGCCACTCAGCTTATGGATATCTTCTGTCTTGTCATTTTGCATGACAAAGCTATCCAGCGATCCATTCGCCTCGATGTTCAG GCATTAAAAGATCGTGACCCTGCTTGTTTGTCGTATTGCTCCGCGCTTTTGTATACGAAG GGTTATCATGCTCTGCAAGTACATCGGGTAGCTCATGCATTGTGGCACCAGGGACGCAAAGTCTTGGCCCTGGCTTTGCAAAGCCGTGTTAGTGAG GTTTTTGGAGTGGACATTCATCCAG CTGCGAAAATTGGGGAGGGGATTTTATTAGATCATGGGACAGGTGTGGTTATTGGTGAAACTGCTATTGTTGGAAACAGAGTTTCACTGATGCAT GGCGTAACATTAGGAGGCACGGGGAAGGAAATAGGTGATCGTCATCCCAAAGTAGGTGAAGGGGCACTAATTGAAGCTAGTGCAACTATACTTGGGAATATAAAGATTGGTGAAGGTGCCATGATAGCTGCGGGTTCCCTGGTGTTAAAAGATGTCCCTCCCCACTG CATTGCAGCAGGAATACCAGCTAAAGTTATTAGTGCTCTACAGGAGCATGACCCATCTTTAACCATGAAGCATG ATGCTAGTAAAGATCTTTTCACACATGTAGCTACTAATTTCATAGATGAAAAGCCCAATG GAGCTCAGAATCCCGATAGAAATGAAGTTAACAATTGA